A genomic stretch from Pagrus major chromosome 3, Pma_NU_1.0 includes:
- the LOC140993795 gene encoding synaptonemal complex central element protein 1, with protein MINISILLGTATPFKTHSDQLCKHKYLKSKRVLEEEIKEIKSVSDSLQKELATLQNKAYQLEGIHKEKEELCRKLQFQCEESEQDSARLLQQNKKSEELLEQYRCEIQEFKLKHRKQRMKFENQLHQLIEQHKNLQSVFTPKRLPDEIGNAENIKSQLLSAEQMKLAQLHCLHEELEEVKKQKQPRITAAEVQGE; from the exons ATGATTAATATCTCCATCTTGTTGGGAACAGCAACACCCTTCAAGACCCATTCTGATCAACTATGTAAACATAAATACTTAAAGA GTAAAAGAGTCCTGGAAGAAGAAATTAAGGAGATCAAATCAGTCAGTGACTCTTTGCAGAAAGAGCTGGCAACTT tacAAAATAAAGCTTACCAACTGGAAGGAATccataaagaaaaagaag AGTTGTGCAGGAAGCTGCAGTTCCAGTGTGAGGAATCTGAGCAGGACTCTGCTAG gctGTTACAACAGAACAAGAAAAGTGAGGAACTGCTGGAACAGTACAGATGTGAAATCCAGGAATTCAAACTTAAACACCGGAAGCAGCG gaTGAAGTTTGAAAACCAACTTCATCAACTGATAGAGCAGCATAAGAATCTGCAGTCTGTCTTC ACTCCAAAAAGGCTCCCAGATGAAATAGGAAAtgctgaaaatataaaatctcAGCTGTTATCAGCTG AACAAATGAAGTTGGCTCAACTGCACTGCCTCCATGAAGAGCTAGAAGAGgtgaagaaacagaagcagcCAAGAATAACAGCGGCAGAGGTTCAGGGGGAGTAA